The genomic window GGCATTTCAGTTTGTGTTTCCAGGTATTCCTGAACACCAATATCGTTTCCGGTTTGGATTTTATACTCTTCAATTCTTCCTGGGTTTAAAATTCCACGGCAATCGAAGGTAAAGCCGCCTCCGTTTCCGGAATCATCTTTCGGAATTCCTCCTTTTTTGTATGAAAAACTATGGATGTCTATGTGTAGCATTTTCTTATTTATTTAAATTATTCTTTTAAACCATTAAGGTCTATTTTAAGAAGTTAAGTTTAATTAAGATTTTTGATAAATCAAAATTTAGTCTGGAAGTTCTTTAAAATATTCATTAATAAAAGGTTTTAAAGACTTCGTAATGTTGTCTGTGAAGAAATTAATTAATAAACCTTGTGGTTTTTTCAAAACTTTCATGTAGGTCAATAATTGAGCTTCATGAATAGGGAGAGTTTCTTCAATTGCTTTTAGCTCTACAATGACAGTGTCATTTACAAGTAAATCAACAATGAGTTTAGTTTCAATATCAACTCCTTCATAGTTAATGGTTGTATAAAGCTGTTGTTTTACGTCATAGCCATTTTTAATAAGTTCAATTTTCAAGCATTCCTCATAAATACTTTCAAGTAAACCGGGACCAAGAGTTTTATGGACCTTTATTGCAAAACCTGTAATCTCATAAGATAGTTGTGTTATTTCTTTTTTCGTCATATAACTTAATTAAACTTAACTTCTTAAATAAGACTTAATGGTTTAAAATTTCATTAATTTTCAACTGAGTTTTTTCCAGGCTCAATTGCTGTATCACTTTTTCCAGCTCAGGATACTCTTTCATATTTTCCCAGGTCTGTGCAAATTCTGTAATGTTTTCAATGCCTTTTTCAATACTTGCCATGAAATGTTGTTTCTTCTGAATCAGCCCTCTGAAACCGTAAGCTCCCAAAACCTGCAAAAACCTCATTAGCTGGATCGGCTTAACCGATCTTTTTAGTTGATCCTGGGTTTCCTTATTTTCAAATTGCTGAATATAAAAATCAAGCATTTCATTTTTAAAATCTTCAGGGAAATTTGCTTTTGCCTGAAACAAAAAAGAAATCACATCATACATCAAAGGACCTTTCATCGCCGATTGGTAATCGATAAATGAAACTTCATTGTTTTGATTCACTATGATATTTCTTGCCTGAAAATCCCGTATCATTAATCCTTTCGGTTCAAGATTTTCAATACGCTCAACGATTTTTTTAAATTCTTTTAAAAGGGTAGACTTATGATACTCCAGTTCAAGAATATCGGCAACAAAATTTTTAAAATAATACAAATCGTGAGTTACCGGTAATTCATTGTATTCTTCATATTCAAACGTTTTGCTGTAATCAATTTTGTTTTGAGTCAGTGTCTGAAGCTGAAAAAGCTTTTCCAATGTTTGCTGTACCAGCATTTTTACTTTTTCAGATAACCCTTCCTGGGTAATAACCTCAGAAAGTGTTTTTTCTCCTAAAAATTCCTGAACATACATTTTTCTGTCCTCAGAAATAATAAAAATATCGGGAGTATTCAGATGCTGTGTTGAAAATACCTCGGAGTAATAAAAAAAACTTTCATTTTCCTGAATGTTTTCATTGTAGGTGATAATGTATTTCCGGTTGCCGGATTGAGCCAAAAAATTCACCCTCGCAGAGCCGCTTTGAGCCAAAGTGACGAACTCAGAAGATTTTTTACCAAGATAATTTTCAAAAAATCGTTTTGCGTTTTCAGAAATCATAATATGAAACAAATATACTAATTTACAGTCTAATTTTTATCTTTGCAATATGCTAAAGGATTTCAAACCGGTTTTAAGCATTTTACTACGTTTCATCATCATTTATCTGGTGTTGTTATTCGCTTATCAGTTCTATTTGAACAGTTTTAAAGAAACGGGGCTCGATCCTTTTTCACGAATGATAACGGAACAGGTAAGGCTTGTTCAGAATATGTGGGGCTTCCCGACATTGCTGTATGATGATATTAAAGGCGAACAGGTTTGGTTTCAGGTAAAAGGAAACTATGTTACCAGAATGGTTGAAGGTTGCAATGCTGTTTCGGTGATGATTTTGTTTGTTTCTTTTATTTTTGCATTCTATAAAGGAATTAAAACGTTCATTTTTGTCATTGCAGGATTACTTATATTGTATATCATGAATGTTTTGAGAATTGTGGGACTCAATATTGCCGTATCAGATTATCCGGATTATAGTAAAATGACCCATGATTATGCGTTTCCTGCGGTTATTTACGGAACAGTGGTTCTCCTTTGGTTGATTTGGATTAAATGTTTTGCACTGAAAAATGAAAATTCTTAGTTGGCTTCTGGTAATAATAGGGATTTTTGGTCTTATAAGTGTTAGAATGCTTGAAGATGAATTATTCTATGATCCTTTTCTTACTTATTTTCATGAAGCTAATAAAAATATAAGCTTTCCTTCTTTCGAATGGACGAAATTAATTTTGGGGCACTTTTTTAGATTTGTTTTAAATCTTGCATTTTCCTGCTTAATTATTCAATTTTTGTTTAAAAATAAAGAATGGACGGTTCAGGGAGCGATTCTCATTACCATTATTTTTGCCATTACTTTTCCAATTTATTTGTATTGTATTTATTCTCAATTTGAAATCGGATATCTCTTTTCGTTTTACATGAGAAGGTTTGTGATACAGCCTTTGGTGTTACTGTTAATTGTCCCTTTGTTTTACTATAGAAAGCAAGTGTTATTGGAAAGCTGATTATTCAGTAGTGTGTTTTTCGACACTTGTAACGTTTTCCGGAGTCCATTCCACTCTTTTTATAAACTCTTTTTCACGGGCAGGGCAGTCCTTGATTTGGCAGACAGGGCAGGAAATTGGCTTACAGTCATCCATGTGGAAATTAAACTCAACGCTTCGTTTGGTGTTTCTGGCCAAAAGAATAATAACCTTTTCCATTTCATTATGGGCTTCCCGAAGGCTGTAATACCATGGGAGCGTGATATGGGCGTCAATATGAAGAGAGGCCCCGAATTGCTGGATTTTCATATTGTGAACATCAATCCATTCTGTTCTTCTGTTTTCTTCCAGTACTTTAATAATCTGGTTCAGTAAGTCCGGGTCTTGCTCATCCATAATTCCGCTTAAAGATTTACGAACAATTTTGTAGCCGACAAAAATGATATAAGCTCCAAAAACAAGTGCTACAACAGAATCTAACCAATAGATTTTAGTAAGATAAACGATGATTAAGCTGATTACCACCCCAAAGGTTGTAATGGTATCTGATTGCAAATGTTTTCCTGAAGATATGAGCACTAAAGAATTTTCATTTTTTCCCTTTTTTATAGAAATATACCCTAATAAATAATTGATAATTGCTGTTGCGGCAACGATGAAAATCCCCCAGTCGAGTTTATTTAAAACTTTTCCAATAATTAAACTGTTGATTCCTTCATAGATGATGATAACCCCTGCAATGGCAATGAGAGCCCCTTCAATTCCGGAGGTTACAAATTCTACTTTTCCGTGTCCGTAAGGATGATCCTCGTCTTTGGGTTTGGCAGCAAGGTATAAAGAATATAAGCCCATAAAAGCACTGATGATGTTAACAATACTTTCCATGGCATCAGAAAAAACAGCATCGGAATTCGTTAATTTCCATGCAACAATTTTTCCAATGAAAAGAATTACTCCAAAAGCTGCAATGAGTTTTTGAAAGCCTATTTTATCTTTATTGGTAGTCTTCTGAACGTTCATAGGTTTGATAAAAAAAAGAATCTCAATTTTGAGACTCTTTTTATGTTTGTTAGTTTATACTAAGTTGTTTGCTACAAGGTATTCTGCGATCTGTACTGCGTTGGTAGCAGCTCCTTTTCGCAGGTTGTCTGCCACAACCCAGAGATTCAGCGTCTTTGGCTGTGATAGATCTCGTCTGATCCTGCCGACGAACACTTCGTCTTTCCCTTCCGAATACAGAGGCATCGGATATTCGTTGTTTTGTACGTTATCCATTACTACAACTCCCGGAGTTTCAGATAAGATTTTTCTTACTTCATCAAGATCGAATTCGTTTTCAAACTCGATGTTTACACTTTCAGAATGTCCTCCTTGTACCGGAACTCTTACTGCAGTTGCAGTTAAATTAAATGTATCGTCCCCTAAAATCTTCTTAGGTTCTTTCATTAATTTAATCTCTTCTTTTGTGTAATCATCATCCGAAAATACATCGCAATGTGGCAATGCATTTTTGAAGATCTGATAAGGATATACTTTTGCAATCGAATCGTCTCCGCTGATTTCTCCGTTTAATTGATCTACGGCAGCTTTACCTGTTCCTGTTACGGATTGGTAGGTTGAAACAATTACTCTTTTTAAATCATATTTTTTGTTCAAAGGTCCTAAAACCATTACCAACTGAATGGTAGAACAGTTCGGGTTTGCAATGATTTTGTCTTCTTTGGTCAATACATCTGCATTGATCTCGGGAACGACTAATTTTTTATCAGGATCCATTCTCCATGCAGAAGAATTATCGATAACGGTTGTTCCTGCTTCTGCGAAAAGGGGAGCAAACTCAAGAGAAGTTCCACCGCCTGCAGAGAAGATTGCAATCTCCGGTTTGGCAGCTATAGCGTCTTTCATGCTTATAATCGTAAATTCTTCCTGTTTATACTTCACCTTCTTACCTACGGATTTTTCGGATGCTACCGGAATTAGTTCGGTGATAGGGAAGTTTCTCTCTTCGAGAACTTTAAGCATAACTTGTCCAACCATTCCTGTTGAACCTACTACAGCTACTTTCATTGATTTAATTAATAATTATTTAAGTTAATATATTTATGCCCCGAAGACTCTTGTCCAAGGGAACGCGAATGCAAATAAGCCAACCGCGATCAATCCCATGATTACCACTCCCAAAGAAATTGTATCATTAGATTTTACTTTTTTATTGACGATCGTCATTAAAACAGCAGCGATTAACATTGAAAACGGATGTTCTACATACTGGAATCTTAAAGCCGCATTTTTCATTACTTCTCCCATATTAAGTCCTTTCGTAAAATTAGTCACCAACATAATGATTCCTAATAAAAATTGAATGTGGAAGAAAATCATGGTGAAAAGTGTTGTTTTCTTTAAAAACTTGTTCACCTTTCCACTGAACCCGAACATAGTCGCTAAAAGCGCAATAACGAATAATGCTACCAAAAGCAATTCTAAGTACCCAAATCCTTTGTGGGCATTAAGCAAAATGTTGTAAAAATCCATATTTTGTTTTTTCTGTTTTTTCCGAATACAAATATAACAAAAATCCCAGCGATAAGCCGGGATTTAGTATTTTAAAATCTAAGATTGTCTTAGAAGTTGAATGATAGTGTACCTGACCATGTTCTTCCGAATCCGAAATAAACCTGATTGGTTTGGTTAATACCTTTGTAATTACCGGCAGCTTGATATGCAGCGAAACCTGAATTATTTCCATTAACAGCTGTGTACTCTTGCTCAGAAAGATTTGCATGAATATTTGTATTTGCTTCAGCAATATATACTTTATCAAATAAGTTATATACATTTCCTCTTAAAGTAAAGTACTGTTTTGGATTTTTAAGCTTGATTTTAAATGTAATTCCTAAATCTACTAATCCAAAGGTAGGTAATTCTAATGCACCTCTCTGTCCTGCAGCTTCAGTTTGGAAGTTGATAGGGTTTACGTTAGCATATAAATTTTTAACTGCTCTGTAAGTACCATCGAATGAGAACCAATCTATTGGTTTGAAGGTAAATCCGGCACCTGCAGTAAATTGCGCAGAGCTTCCCACTTTTACTTTATCTAAATATAATGTAGTTGTAGGAGCATTGTTCACATTAATAGGGTCATTTGTTTCTGTAAACAAATTACTTGTAGCGTTTCCTTCATAGTACCAATCACCCATAGATAGCATACCTGTTAAAGATAACATTTTGTGTACATTAGCAGTTGCATCAATTTCAATACCTTGGTGAATTTCAGTAATACCCTGGATATTGGCATAAGCATTAGTATAAACAGTACCGGTAGAAGTATCTGTGAAGTTGATACCTGTTCTTCTTTGGAATCTATCTTTCCAAGAAGTTCTGTATAGGTTTACATTTGCATTAAAAATTGCTGAACGGAAACCATAACCAGCCTCAATTCCAAAAATTTTCTCATTAGTTAAATTCGGATTAAGGTAGTTTTTATTGTTTGGATAAACAGAGTTTAAGAATGGTTGTTTTTCATAATATCCGACATTAGCAAAAATATTGTGGTTTTCATTAATGTTATAATTAGCACCCCCTTTCACGTTAAATCCAATAAGGTTCTTAAATCCTGTTTTAGTATTTAATGCAGGGTTTGAAGCCGTTGGTTGAATTAATGTTGGGTTTGTGTTGCTCGTTGCATATCCTGATACATTTCCATTAAGAAGAGATCTTCCATCAACAATGAAATTATCGATTCTTTGGAAAGCTTGATTAGAAATGGCTCCAGAAACGAAAGCTGATAATTTGTCATTAGAATATTCCAACTGACCGAACCCTCCATACCAAAGAACTTCACCATCGTTATTATAACCAATTCTATTTTCAATTGGATCTATTTTTCCTCCAAAAGGATTCCAGCTTGCTTCTGCCTTTGAAGAATTAGAAACATAATTATAACCAGGAACTAAAACATTGTTATTGTTTGGAACCCAAAGGTTTTTATTAGCAGAATCTCTATATGCGCTACCACCTAAAAAATCACTTACTACTTGATAGTGGTATCCATAATAATATCTGGTATCAATACCTACTGAGAAATTTAAATGGTCTGTAATTTTGTGATTGAAGCTAGAAATAAGACCAAACCAGTTATGTGAATTGATTGACGCATTTCTAATTAAGATACCTCTATCTGCATTTGATGCCGCATTAGCTGCCGAAAGAGCATCGAAATCGATAATCCCTTCCGAGTTTCTGAAAGCCTCTAGGTTTTTAGTTGTAGTATTTGATAAATTACCAACACTTCCTACATTTCCTGTTCCTGCCCCTCTACCAAATGATGCGTATGCTACAGTATTTAATTTAGATTTGCTAGAAATATTCCAATCCCAGTTAATTGACATTACAGGTTTGTGATAATAGTTTCTTCTTAAACTATACTCTTCTCCGTTTAGATAACCGTAATCTGAATTATATCTTCTGTCTGGATTTCCATCTTTATCAGCATTGTATTTGATATAATTTGAAATAGTTGAAAACGTACTTCTTTGATTATGAGCTTGTGGAGCACCAGTAATAGTGAATTGGAAATCGTGTTTGCTTCCAGGTTTGTTATAACCTAATGCAAAATAATAGTTATATCCTTCAAATTCAGTTCCTCTTGCATAGGTAGAACCAGAAGCTCTACTCATTAAGAATGATGAAGACCAACCTTTTGCATTTTTACCAGTATTGTATGCAAATAAAGTTTTAAGATAATCATTGTTACCAACTGTCAAAGAAACAACTCCTCCTTGTTTTTTATCAGCAGCTCTAGTTAAGATATTGATTGTTCCTCCTACAGAAGCAATTGCTAATTTTGAAGAACCAAGTCCTCTTTGTACTTGCATTGATGAAGTTACATCAGAAAGTCCTGCCCAGTTTGACCAGAAAACACGACCGTTTTCCATATCATTTACTGGCATACCATTTACCATTACGGCAATGTTTTCTTGCGCGAAACCTCTAATGTTAATTTTAGAGTCTCCAAAACCACCACCTCCTTTAGTTGCATAGACAGATGGAGTTGTGTTTAGAATTTCAGGGAATTCCTGGTTTCCTAATTTTTCAATAATCTGTGCCTCTTTGATTGTAGAAACTGCTACTGGAGTTTTTCTGTCTTTTGCAATATCAGCTACTCCAATCAATACCACTTCGTCAATGTCTTTAGACCTTGTCTTTACGGTGTCTTGAGTTTGTTGAGCGTAATAAATACTAGCTGTTGATAATGTAATTACCGCAGTTAGCATCGATTTGTTGATTAATTTCATAATCGTTAGTATAGTTAGATTTAAATTTTATGCAAAATTCGGGAATTATTTTTTAACTATTATTAACTGACTATTAATTTTTATTTAATCTTAATAATAATTATTTATCTGATTTTCAGTGTTTTAAATTTTATGCACTGCATAATATGAAAAAAATCATATTGTTTAATTGATAATAAACCTGTTTTGTTTTTAAAAAAAATGCAATTTTTTTAGAGAATTGCTTTTAAACTCAAATCCATGTTTTCAGCGGAATGTGTTAAGGCTCCGGCTGAAATAAATGTAACTCCTGTAGCTGCAATTTCCTTTAGTTGATCCCGAGTGATTCCTCCGGATGCTTCAGATTCGCAGGATCCATTGATCAATTGTACAGCTTGCTTCATGGTAGGGATATCCATATTGTCAAGCATAATTCTGTCAACTTTCGCATTGATCGCCTCCTGAACTTCCGCAAGATTTCTGGTTTCTACCTCTATTTTTAATTTCTTTTTATTCTTTTTGATATAATCCTTAGCCATTTTTACGGCATTCGTAATGCTGCCATTATAATCGATGTGATTATCTTTTAGCATAATCATGTCATAAAGACCATATCTGTGGTTGGTACCTCCTCCGATAGCAACTGCCCATTTTTCACAAACTCTGAAGTTGGGGGTGGTTTTTCTTGTATCTAAGAGCTTAGTTTTAGTTCCCACCAATCTGGAATCCCAGTCGTGAGTAAGCGTTGCGATGCCGCTCATTCTTTGCATGCAGTTTAGAACCAGCCTTTCCGTGGAAAGAATAGATCTTGCGCTTCCGGTTACGATAAAAGCGACATCACCAACTTTTACAGCGTCACCATCTTTTACGAAGGTTTCCACTTTTAAGTTTTTGTCGAAAGTTTTAAAAATAAATTCTGCCAATTCAACCCCCGCCAGAATACAATCCTGCTTTACCAAAA from Chryseobacterium camelliae includes these protein-coding regions:
- a CDS encoding aspartate-semialdehyde dehydrogenase translates to MKVAVVGSTGMVGQVMLKVLEERNFPITELIPVASEKSVGKKVKYKQEEFTIISMKDAIAAKPEIAIFSAGGGTSLEFAPLFAEAGTTVIDNSSAWRMDPDKKLVVPEINADVLTKEDKIIANPNCSTIQLVMVLGPLNKKYDLKRVIVSTYQSVTGTGKAAVDQLNGEISGDDSIAKVYPYQIFKNALPHCDVFSDDDYTKEEIKLMKEPKKILGDDTFNLTATAVRVPVQGGHSESVNIEFENEFDLDEVRKILSETPGVVVMDNVQNNEYPMPLYSEGKDEVFVGRIRRDLSQPKTLNLWVVADNLRKGAATNAVQIAEYLVANNLV
- a CDS encoding exosortase F system-associated membrane protein → MKILSWLLVIIGIFGLISVRMLEDELFYDPFLTYFHEANKNISFPSFEWTKLILGHFFRFVLNLAFSCLIIQFLFKNKEWTVQGAILITIIFAITFPIYLYCIYSQFEIGYLFSFYMRRFVIQPLVLLLIVPLFYYRKQVLLES
- a CDS encoding cation diffusion facilitator family transporter, producing MNVQKTTNKDKIGFQKLIAAFGVILFIGKIVAWKLTNSDAVFSDAMESIVNIISAFMGLYSLYLAAKPKDEDHPYGHGKVEFVTSGIEGALIAIAGVIIIYEGINSLIIGKVLNKLDWGIFIVAATAIINYLLGYISIKKGKNENSLVLISSGKHLQSDTITTFGVVISLIIVYLTKIYWLDSVVALVFGAYIIFVGYKIVRKSLSGIMDEQDPDLLNQIIKVLEENRRTEWIDVHNMKIQQFGASLHIDAHITLPWYYSLREAHNEMEKVIILLARNTKRSVEFNFHMDDCKPISCPVCQIKDCPAREKEFIKRVEWTPENVTSVEKHTTE
- a CDS encoding TonB-dependent receptor, whose product is MKLINKSMLTAVITLSTASIYYAQQTQDTVKTRSKDIDEVVLIGVADIAKDRKTPVAVSTIKEAQIIEKLGNQEFPEILNTTPSVYATKGGGGFGDSKINIRGFAQENIAVMVNGMPVNDMENGRVFWSNWAGLSDVTSSMQVQRGLGSSKLAIASVGGTINILTRAADKKQGGVVSLTVGNNDYLKTLFAYNTGKNAKGWSSSFLMSRASGSTYARGTEFEGYNYYFALGYNKPGSKHDFQFTITGAPQAHNQRSTFSTISNYIKYNADKDGNPDRRYNSDYGYLNGEEYSLRRNYYHKPVMSINWDWNISSKSKLNTVAYASFGRGAGTGNVGSVGNLSNTTTKNLEAFRNSEGIIDFDALSAANAASNADRGILIRNASINSHNWFGLISSFNHKITDHLNFSVGIDTRYYYGYHYQVVSDFLGGSAYRDSANKNLWVPNNNNVLVPGYNYVSNSSKAEASWNPFGGKIDPIENRIGYNNDGEVLWYGGFGQLEYSNDKLSAFVSGAISNQAFQRIDNFIVDGRSLLNGNVSGYATSNTNPTLIQPTASNPALNTKTGFKNLIGFNVKGGANYNINENHNIFANVGYYEKQPFLNSVYPNNKNYLNPNLTNEKIFGIEAGYGFRSAIFNANVNLYRTSWKDRFQRRTGINFTDTSTGTVYTNAYANIQGITEIHQGIEIDATANVHKMLSLTGMLSMGDWYYEGNATSNLFTETNDPINVNNAPTTTLYLDKVKVGSSAQFTAGAGFTFKPIDWFSFDGTYRAVKNLYANVNPINFQTEAAGQRGALELPTFGLVDLGITFKIKLKNPKQYFTLRGNVYNLFDKVYIAEANTNIHANLSEQEYTAVNGNNSGFAAYQAAGNYKGINQTNQVYFGFGRTWSGTLSFNF
- a CDS encoding aminoglycoside phosphotransferase family protein, whose amino-acid sequence is MISENAKRFFENYLGKKSSEFVTLAQSGSARVNFLAQSGNRKYIITYNENIQENESFFYYSEVFSTQHLNTPDIFIISEDRKMYVQEFLGEKTLSEVITQEGLSEKVKMLVQQTLEKLFQLQTLTQNKIDYSKTFEYEEYNELPVTHDLYYFKNFVADILELEYHKSTLLKEFKKIVERIENLEPKGLMIRDFQARNIIVNQNNEVSFIDYQSAMKGPLMYDVISFLFQAKANFPEDFKNEMLDFYIQQFENKETQDQLKRSVKPIQLMRFLQVLGAYGFRGLIQKKQHFMASIEKGIENITEFAQTWENMKEYPELEKVIQQLSLEKTQLKINEILNH
- the nadC gene encoding carboxylating nicotinate-nucleotide diphosphorylase translates to MKKPAYVTDKVLKQFIKNALEEDIQDGDHSTLSTIPKDLEQKARLLVKQDCILAGVELAEFIFKTFDKNLKVETFVKDGDAVKVGDVAFIVTGSARSILSTERLVLNCMQRMSGIATLTHDWDSRLVGTKTKLLDTRKTTPNFRVCEKWAVAIGGGTNHRYGLYDMIMLKDNHIDYNGSITNAVKMAKDYIKKNKKKLKIEVETRNLAEVQEAINAKVDRIMLDNMDIPTMKQAVQLINGSCESEASGGITRDQLKEIAATGVTFISAGALTHSAENMDLSLKAIL
- a CDS encoding GxxExxY protein gives rise to the protein MTKKEITQLSYEITGFAIKVHKTLGPGLLESIYEECLKIELIKNGYDVKQQLYTTINYEGVDIETKLIVDLLVNDTVIVELKAIEETLPIHEAQLLTYMKVLKKPQGLLINFFTDNITKSLKPFINEYFKELPD
- the xrtF gene encoding exosortase family protein XrtF; protein product: MLKDFKPVLSILLRFIIIYLVLLFAYQFYLNSFKETGLDPFSRMITEQVRLVQNMWGFPTLLYDDIKGEQVWFQVKGNYVTRMVEGCNAVSVMILFVSFIFAFYKGIKTFIFVIAGLLILYIMNVLRIVGLNIAVSDYPDYSKMTHDYAFPAVIYGTVVLLWLIWIKCFALKNENS